In Deltaproteobacteria bacterium PRO3, one DNA window encodes the following:
- a CDS encoding DUF2142 domain-containing protein has product MSQAASKATGFLKKFDPILFFPLALLAWAVKTVWLRSDAFSGTALAGTWALLDTAVAGAALFFSASLRKRGVPVWIALAVFLSILFHPYAFRPGILLGNEMLSVALALAGLALSLQGEFFLKSAARYWAFATLWGMISSYFFCLSRYPLLGWIFLLRGIWLIYAGQGKRLSAPLLLAPMLALGAAGAVYLQSGSLPYPGSSTRDTAARVLTPSSNPRLRIGPVHLWGNALVEAAAKAAGPDHAASFSKVEVEVSGWAFGRNSSVVAVSLKNHRGELLASTRSFRPRPEVRALLQNKYPDPVPERLGFLLKEGVPYYRAKGLALEITDASGRKFESMLQRDPPAFEGLEWAHEKQIHPIPTATAKSDRSKAESRLAAIHTWLSTRLFFFFLAATLYLACSKTARSHLDSVSSTFFILAVALALSFLQILTTFLPGDFLVRSQDIFLVSLLFPALAVLAIYLAFLRLSRDLLLPETYPTSPAQFFARTAAIFGILLVFAMPPFQAADEGAHFYRAYQISEWNLRTPKVPRSLSETFEMFDYLAFLPENKIGISQILPALHVPLEPEKTWDAPVLSYSPVPYLPAALGILSGRSFGAPPLVLMYLGRIFSLLAYLGLVSLALRLTPIQKWAFCLLALTPMSMAQASAVTADTVTLGLSFLTFAYLLKLSQSGAVLQAREWLLLSSLLALLALTKPVYAILALLFPMIPRRNVGSRPGYWLGFVWLLLLCFGVSQGWAYFGGKVQGFQLLSPAAQEQAVFVLKRPFEFLEILLRTFYRNAGHYWDHLVGRLGWLDTGLPDSFRFFYTALTIACAWLGWSGRADLGLWKRAWLFLVLSAGVALIAAVLFITWTAPGGATIEGIQGRYFLPFVPILFLLLYPSKNPIAPRSGFPPFKLAAIAASLCVATTLFAVLTRYYGAF; this is encoded by the coding sequence ATGTCGCAGGCGGCTTCCAAGGCAACGGGGTTTCTGAAAAAGTTCGACCCTATCCTTTTTTTCCCCCTCGCCCTCCTGGCTTGGGCGGTAAAAACCGTTTGGCTTCGTTCGGACGCATTTTCGGGCACCGCCCTCGCGGGGACTTGGGCCCTGCTGGATACCGCGGTGGCCGGCGCAGCCCTCTTCTTTTCCGCTTCGCTCAGAAAACGCGGGGTACCGGTTTGGATCGCGCTGGCTGTCTTTTTATCGATTCTCTTCCACCCCTACGCCTTCCGCCCCGGCATCCTGCTGGGCAATGAAATGTTGAGCGTCGCCCTTGCCTTGGCGGGCCTCGCGCTCTCCTTGCAGGGCGAATTCTTCTTGAAATCCGCCGCCCGATACTGGGCTTTCGCGACCCTTTGGGGAATGATCTCGTCTTACTTTTTTTGTCTTTCCCGATACCCGCTGCTGGGATGGATCTTTTTGCTGCGGGGAATCTGGCTGATTTACGCAGGCCAAGGCAAGCGCCTCTCCGCTCCGCTGCTCTTGGCCCCGATGTTGGCGCTCGGCGCGGCCGGGGCCGTCTACCTTCAGTCGGGCTCCCTGCCCTATCCGGGCTCTTCCACCCGGGACACCGCGGCTCGAGTCCTGACGCCGAGCTCCAACCCGCGGCTGCGCATCGGACCCGTCCATCTTTGGGGCAACGCGTTGGTGGAAGCGGCCGCGAAGGCGGCGGGACCGGACCACGCCGCCTCCTTCTCCAAGGTCGAGGTAGAGGTTTCCGGTTGGGCCTTTGGCCGAAACAGCTCCGTGGTGGCGGTGTCACTGAAAAACCACCGGGGCGAGCTTCTCGCCTCCACCCGCTCCTTCCGGCCGAGGCCGGAGGTGCGGGCGCTCCTACAGAACAAATATCCCGACCCGGTGCCCGAGCGGCTCGGTTTCCTCCTCAAAGAAGGCGTACCCTATTATCGCGCCAAGGGACTGGCCTTGGAAATCACCGACGCCTCGGGAAGAAAATTCGAGTCGATGCTGCAAAGGGACCCGCCCGCTTTCGAGGGCCTCGAATGGGCGCACGAAAAACAGATCCACCCGATCCCGACCGCGACCGCTAAATCCGACAGGTCGAAAGCCGAGTCGCGTCTTGCCGCAATCCACACCTGGTTATCCACCCGCCTCTTCTTCTTTTTCCTCGCCGCGACCCTTTACCTGGCCTGCTCAAAAACGGCGCGGAGCCATCTTGATTCCGTAAGCTCGACGTTCTTTATACTGGCCGTGGCACTCGCCCTCAGCTTTTTGCAAATCCTCACCACATTCCTGCCGGGGGATTTCCTGGTACGCAGCCAAGACATCTTCCTTGTCTCCCTGCTGTTCCCCGCTCTGGCCGTCTTGGCGATTTACTTGGCCTTCCTGCGCCTGAGCCGAGACTTGCTGCTCCCTGAAACTTATCCGACCTCCCCCGCGCAATTTTTCGCCCGAACCGCCGCCATTTTCGGCATCCTCTTGGTTTTTGCGATGCCGCCCTTCCAAGCCGCGGATGAAGGCGCCCATTTCTACCGCGCCTATCAGATCTCCGAATGGAACCTTAGAACTCCCAAAGTGCCGAGGAGCCTTTCCGAGACATTCGAGATGTTCGATTACCTGGCTTTCCTTCCGGAAAACAAGATCGGGATCTCCCAAATCTTGCCAGCGCTCCACGTTCCTTTGGAGCCGGAGAAAACCTGGGACGCGCCCGTATTGAGCTATTCCCCGGTCCCCTACCTGCCGGCCGCATTGGGAATACTGTCGGGCAGGTCGTTCGGCGCCCCTCCCCTGGTACTGATGTACTTGGGTCGCATCTTCTCACTGCTCGCCTACCTGGGGTTGGTGTCCCTGGCCCTCCGCCTCACCCCCATCCAGAAATGGGCATTCTGCCTCTTGGCGCTCACGCCCATGTCGATGGCGCAAGCCTCCGCCGTGACCGCCGACACCGTCACCCTGGGGCTCTCCTTCTTGACCTTCGCCTATCTGCTGAAGCTGTCGCAATCCGGTGCCGTGCTTCAAGCCCGGGAATGGCTCCTGCTTTCTTCGCTGCTGGCCTTGCTAGCTCTCACCAAGCCAGTCTATGCAATTCTCGCCCTGCTCTTTCCCATGATCCCGAGGCGGAACGTGGGATCCCGGCCGGGTTATTGGCTGGGTTTCGTCTGGCTGCTGTTGCTGTGCTTCGGGGTGAGCCAAGGCTGGGCGTATTTCGGAGGCAAAGTGCAAGGGTTTCAGTTGCTCTCCCCCGCGGCGCAGGAGCAAGCCGTTTTTGTCCTGAAACGCCCCTTCGAATTCCTCGAAATCCTATTGCGTACCTTTTATCGCAATGCCGGCCATTATTGGGACCATCTCGTAGGCCGGCTGGGATGGCTGGACACCGGCCTGCCCGACTCCTTCCGATTTTTTTACACCGCCTTGACGATCGCCTGCGCCTGGCTCGGATGGAGCGGTCGCGCCGATCTCGGCCTCTGGAAACGAGCCTGGCTCTTCCTCGTCCTCTCGGCCGGAGTGGCGCTTATCGCGGCCGTCTTGTTCATCACCTGGACCGCCCCCGGAGGCGCCACGATCGAAGGCATTCAGGGAAGATATTTCCTTCCTTTCGTCCCAATCTTGTTTCTGCTGTTGTATCCGTCCAAAAACCCCATCGCTCCGCGATCCGGGTTTCCTCCGTTCAAGCTTGCCGCGATAGCCGCGTCCTTGTGCGTCGCCACGACGCTTTTTGCCGTCCTGACCCGGTATTACGGCGCTTTCTGA
- the rfbD gene encoding dTDP-4-dehydrorhamnose reductase, with protein sequence MKDVLLVTGCEGLMGSEILSAARDADGPGFEVRGTSHRDLDISDRHAVQACFRESRPAYVVNCAAYRDIDKAELDRDAARRVNAEGARNLAEACAAHGTKLVHLSSHGVFDGAKSSPYLESDSPNPLNHYAATKLQGEEYVQRALPPEQSLVLRISWPYGPRNNNFIKAILELAKKNGSVRVVHDQIGVPNPARLLAKSILPLAREASGLLHLSCRGHCSRYEFISRLFTLLGLGYPVFPASVSEFPGAAVRPKNMAIATEIASWDRLASLPPWEEALERYIRESPEMI encoded by the coding sequence GTGAAAGACGTGCTGTTGGTAACGGGTTGTGAGGGCCTGATGGGGTCCGAAATTCTTTCTGCGGCGCGAGATGCGGATGGGCCCGGTTTCGAGGTGCGGGGGACGAGCCATCGGGATCTGGACATTTCAGACCGTCACGCCGTGCAGGCTTGTTTTCGCGAGTCGCGGCCCGCATACGTCGTGAACTGCGCGGCTTATCGCGACATCGACAAGGCCGAGCTGGATCGCGATGCCGCCCGACGCGTCAATGCGGAAGGCGCCCGAAATTTGGCGGAGGCTTGCGCAGCGCACGGAACGAAATTGGTGCATCTTAGCTCGCACGGGGTCTTCGACGGTGCAAAATCCTCCCCCTACCTCGAATCCGATTCGCCCAACCCGTTGAACCACTATGCCGCCACCAAACTCCAGGGCGAGGAGTACGTTCAGCGTGCGCTTCCTCCCGAGCAATCCCTGGTTTTGCGCATCTCCTGGCCTTATGGGCCTCGCAACAACAATTTCATCAAGGCTATTCTGGAGCTTGCGAAGAAGAACGGCTCGGTGCGCGTGGTTCACGATCAGATCGGCGTGCCGAATCCGGCCCGGCTCCTGGCGAAAAGTATTCTGCCCTTGGCGCGGGAGGCGAGCGGGCTTTTACATCTCTCCTGCCGAGGTCATTGCTCGAGGTACGAATTCATCTCGCGCCTCTTCACGCTTCTGGGCCTGGGCTATCCGGTATTTCCCGCCTCCGTCTCGGAGTTTCCGGGCGCCGCCGTCCGGCCGAAAAACATGGCGATCGCCACCGAGATTGCCTCTTGGGACAGGTTGGCGTCGTTGCCCCCTTGGGAGGAGGCTTTGGAGAGATATATTCGCGAATCCCCGGAGATGATTTGA
- a CDS encoding glycosyltransferase family 2 protein, with protein sequence MYQNHRIAVVVPAHNEASHISSVLRNLPEWVDHIVVVDDASLDGTSEAALKSGDRRLDLIRNSKNLGVGGSMLAGYRKALELGADIVVKMDGDDQMPPEYLPALLKALLEEGMDYAKGNRFLAGESLQKMPRLRLFGNIVLTFLNKLASGYWNVFDPQNGFTAVKSSVLKRLEFKSFHLGYFFENDMLIHLNLLNCRVKDVAVPARYGDEKSDLNPFKIGVSFPLLLMRRFAYRIYQKYILRDFSPIAMFLILGSLLFAWGFGFGAYLWLHTRATGLPTPTGTIMLSLLPLILGFQLLLQAIVLDIQETPK encoded by the coding sequence ATGTACCAAAACCATCGCATCGCCGTCGTCGTCCCGGCCCATAACGAGGCCTCGCATATCAGCTCGGTGCTGCGAAACCTTCCGGAATGGGTGGACCACATCGTGGTCGTCGACGACGCAAGCCTCGACGGCACCTCGGAGGCCGCCTTGAAAAGCGGAGACCGCCGACTCGACTTGATCCGCAATTCCAAAAACCTCGGGGTGGGAGGCTCGATGCTGGCCGGATATCGGAAGGCCCTCGAATTGGGCGCGGACATCGTGGTAAAAATGGACGGGGACGACCAAATGCCCCCAGAATATCTTCCGGCTTTATTGAAGGCGCTCCTCGAGGAAGGAATGGACTACGCCAAGGGCAACCGGTTTCTGGCGGGCGAATCCCTCCAAAAGATGCCCAGGCTCCGCCTCTTCGGAAACATCGTCCTCACCTTCCTGAACAAGCTGGCCTCGGGCTATTGGAACGTCTTCGACCCTCAGAACGGCTTTACCGCGGTCAAGTCTTCCGTATTGAAAAGACTCGAATTCAAATCCTTCCACCTCGGTTATTTTTTCGAAAACGACATGTTGATCCACTTGAACCTGCTGAACTGCCGGGTGAAGGACGTCGCCGTCCCGGCGCGCTACGGAGACGAAAAGTCGGACCTCAATCCCTTCAAGATAGGAGTGAGCTTCCCCCTATTGTTGATGCGGAGATTCGCCTATCGCATCTATCAAAAATACATTTTGCGGGATTTCTCTCCCATCGCGATGTTCCTGATCCTGGGGTCTCTCCTGTTCGCCTGGGGGTTCGGCTTCGGCGCTTATCTTTGGCTGCACACCCGCGCTACCGGCTTACCCACCCCGACGGGCACCATCATGCTGTCGCTCTTGCCGCTCATTCTGGGATTTCAGCTGCTGTTGCAGGCCATCGTGCTGGATATCCAGGAGACGCCAAAATAA
- a CDS encoding DUF2142 domain-containing protein: MNLNPLKTKPERLFLFLALLFGGILVFLIPPYQAPDEINHYFRSYQILQGHLFSEKTPQGLGGRIPEDTLAVIAAFEDQPFHPEPRSSAAEILENLRKTVSEEPKRFAAFANTALYSPVNYFPQALGMGIAGLFSSNPLVRMYGGRAANLLLWAFLVFLSIKIAPVFKWLFFALALLPTSLFLAATCSGDPLTNALCFLAIALILRLVQDGFRPREPRILALAALSCVLALAKPFYLLILLFFFAIPRRKGGPFPRLLKSFLLVFLPGLILQTAWLALVKASYVPHRLDVVVSPDDQLQYLFQHPFSVLETVGRSLHQSLPFILASFVGVLGWLDTHLPPTLLWIAGGNLLIAAALDTKDDFRFSPKQKAVAATVFLLLTLTVCLTQYLHWNPVGAETIEGLQGRYFLAFSPLLFLCGYTRPPAVFRRPAAALPLFETLLVFATLVWTIAELGGRYYG; the protein is encoded by the coding sequence ATGAACCTTAATCCGCTAAAGACGAAGCCGGAACGGCTTTTCCTGTTCCTCGCCTTGCTGTTCGGGGGAATTTTGGTTTTTCTGATCCCGCCCTACCAAGCCCCCGACGAGATCAACCACTATTTTCGAAGTTATCAAATACTGCAAGGCCATCTGTTTTCCGAAAAAACTCCCCAGGGTCTAGGCGGAAGGATTCCCGAGGACACTCTAGCCGTCATCGCCGCCTTCGAGGATCAGCCCTTTCACCCCGAGCCTCGCAGCTCCGCAGCCGAAATTTTGGAAAATCTCCGAAAAACCGTCTCCGAAGAGCCGAAGCGATTCGCGGCTTTCGCCAATACCGCGCTTTACTCCCCGGTGAATTACTTCCCTCAGGCCTTGGGCATGGGGATCGCGGGACTGTTCTCTTCGAATCCTTTGGTTCGCATGTACGGCGGCCGCGCCGCCAATCTCCTGCTCTGGGCGTTTCTCGTCTTTCTCTCCATCAAAATCGCTCCGGTCTTCAAGTGGTTATTTTTTGCGCTGGCCCTGTTGCCGACCAGCCTATTTCTCGCCGCCACCTGCTCCGGGGACCCGCTCACCAACGCGCTTTGTTTCCTTGCGATCGCCTTGATCCTGCGGCTGGTCCAAGACGGCTTTCGCCCCCGAGAACCCCGCATCCTCGCCTTGGCCGCGCTCTCCTGTGTCCTGGCGCTCGCCAAACCCTTTTATCTGTTGATTCTCCTGTTTTTTTTCGCGATTCCGCGACGCAAAGGGGGGCCCTTTCCTCGGCTCCTAAAATCCTTCCTGCTGGTGTTTTTGCCGGGTCTGATCCTTCAGACGGCATGGCTGGCGCTCGTCAAGGCCTCTTACGTGCCTCATCGACTGGATGTCGTCGTCTCGCCGGACGATCAGCTGCAATATCTTTTTCAGCACCCTTTTTCCGTCTTGGAAACCGTCGGACGGTCTCTACACCAATCCCTTCCCTTCATCCTTGCTTCCTTCGTAGGCGTCCTGGGATGGCTGGACACCCATCTTCCTCCGACCCTGCTCTGGATCGCGGGCGGGAACCTCCTGATCGCCGCCGCGCTGGACACGAAAGACGATTTTCGATTCTCTCCCAAACAAAAAGCGGTGGCCGCGACGGTATTTTTGCTGCTCACCCTCACGGTGTGCCTGACCCAATACCTGCATTGGAATCCGGTCGGGGCCGAAACGATCGAGGGTCTGCAAGGAAGGTATTTCTTGGCCTTTTCCCCTCTGCTTTTTTTATGCGGTTACACGCGTCCGCCTGCCGTCTTCCGTAGACCGGCGGCGGCGCTTCCTTTATTCGAGACGTTGCTCGTGTTCGCAACCCTGGTCTGGACGATCGCGGAGCTTGGCGGGAGGTATTACGGGTGA